From the genome of Sphingobium sp. JS3065, one region includes:
- the cysN gene encoding sulfate adenylyltransferase subunit CysN has translation MTDTLDDPIYKTDALIAEDIDQYLEVHQHKTMLRFITCGSVDDGKSTLIGRLLYDSKMIFEDQLEALQADSKKVGTQGQQIDFALLVDGLAAEREQGITIDVAYRFFATEKRKFIVADTPGHEQYTRNMVTGASTADLAVILIDARKGVLTQTRRHSYLAHLIGIRNIVLAVNKMDLVDYDQAVYDGIVKDYAEFANSIGIRAFTAMPISGFKGDNITGPSENTPWYKGPALIEHLETVEVDQVSDQEKPFRMAVQWVNRPNLDFRGFSGQIATGTVKVGDAIRVLPSGKTSSISRIVTLDADLDIAVAGQSVTLCFADEVDCSRGDVIAASDNPPQTADQFEATIIWMADEEMLPGRPYWLKIGTQTVTTTIQQPKYQVNVNTMEHLAARTLELNAIGVANLSTDKQVVFEPYEANRTLGGFILIDKITNATVAAGMLHFSLRRAQNVHWQATDVSRDFHAGLKNQKPAVLWFTGLSGAGKSTIANLVEKKLARMNRHTFLLDGDNVRHGLNKDLGFTDADRVENIRRVGEVAKLMTDAGLIVITAFISPFRAEREMVRQMMQPGEFIEVHIDTPLADAEARDVKGLYKKARSGELKNFTGIDSPYEAPEDPEIHIDTTGMTAEQAAEAIVARIIP, from the coding sequence ATGACCGACACGCTCGACGACCCCATCTACAAGACCGACGCCCTCATCGCGGAGGATATCGACCAGTATCTGGAGGTGCACCAGCACAAGACGATGCTGCGCTTCATCACCTGCGGGTCGGTGGACGACGGCAAGTCGACGCTGATCGGCCGCCTGCTCTACGACAGCAAGATGATCTTCGAGGATCAGCTTGAGGCGCTCCAGGCGGATTCGAAGAAGGTCGGCACCCAGGGGCAGCAGATCGACTTCGCCCTGCTGGTCGACGGCCTCGCCGCGGAGCGCGAACAGGGCATCACCATTGACGTCGCCTATCGCTTCTTCGCGACGGAAAAGCGCAAGTTCATCGTCGCCGACACGCCCGGCCACGAACAATATACCCGCAACATGGTGACGGGCGCGTCCACCGCCGACCTGGCCGTCATCCTGATCGACGCGCGCAAGGGCGTGCTGACGCAGACCCGCCGCCACAGCTATCTGGCGCACCTCATCGGCATCCGCAACATCGTGCTGGCGGTGAACAAGATGGACCTGGTCGACTATGATCAGGCGGTCTATGACGGCATCGTCAAGGATTATGCCGAATTCGCGAACAGCATCGGCATCAGGGCCTTCACGGCCATGCCCATTTCCGGATTCAAGGGCGACAATATCACCGGCCCGTCGGAAAACACCCCCTGGTACAAGGGTCCGGCGCTGATCGAACATCTGGAGACGGTGGAGGTCGACCAGGTTTCCGACCAGGAAAAGCCGTTCCGCATGGCGGTGCAGTGGGTCAACCGCCCCAATCTCGACTTTCGCGGCTTTTCCGGCCAGATCGCGACCGGCACGGTCAAGGTGGGCGATGCGATCCGCGTCCTGCCTTCGGGCAAGACCAGCAGCATCAGCCGCATCGTCACGCTGGATGCGGACCTCGACATCGCGGTCGCCGGCCAGTCGGTGACGCTCTGTTTCGCGGACGAGGTCGACTGCTCGCGCGGCGACGTGATCGCGGCGTCGGACAATCCCCCCCAGACCGCCGACCAGTTCGAAGCGACCATCATCTGGATGGCGGATGAGGAAATGCTGCCCGGCCGCCCCTATTGGCTAAAGATCGGCACCCAGACCGTCACCACCACGATCCAGCAGCCCAAATATCAGGTCAACGTCAACACGATGGAGCATCTGGCGGCCAGGACGCTGGAACTCAACGCCATCGGCGTCGCCAACCTGTCGACCGACAAGCAGGTGGTGTTCGAACCCTATGAGGCGAACCGGACATTGGGCGGCTTCATCCTGATCGACAAGATCACCAACGCCACCGTGGCGGCGGGGATGCTGCATTTCAGCCTGCGCCGCGCCCAGAATGTCCATTGGCAGGCGACCGACGTCAGCCGCGACTTCCACGCGGGCCTCAAGAACCAGAAGCCCGCCGTGCTGTGGTTCACCGGCCTTTCCGGCGCGGGCAAGTCGACCATCGCCAATCTGGTCGAAAAGAAGCTGGCCCGCATGAACCGCCACACCTTCCTGCTGGACGGCGACAATGTGCGCCATGGCCTGAACAAGGATCTGGGCTTCACCGACGCCGACCGGGTGGAGAATATCCGCCGCGTGGGCGAAGTGGCGAAGCTGATGACCGATGCGGGCCTGATCGTGATCACCGCCTTCATCTCGCCTTTCCGGGCGGAACGCGAAATGGTGCGGCAGATGATGCAGCCCGGCGAGTTCATAGAGGTGCATATCGACACCCCACTCGCCGATGCGGAGGCCCGCGACGTCAAGGGCCTCTACAAGAAGGCGCGCTCCGGCGAACTCAAGAACTTCACCGGCATCGACAGCCCCTATGAAGCGCCGGAGGATCCGGAAATCCACATCGACACCACCGGCATGACCGCCGAGCAGGCGGCAGAGGCGATCGTCGCCAGGATCATTCCATGA
- a CDS encoding 3'(2'),5'-bisphosphate nucleotidase CysQ, with product MTDAELAAHLAEVAGRILIDVRTSGLFSPKALGKAGDQTANQFLCHALREVRPEDGLLSEEEKDNADRLAKSRVWIVDPVDGTREYGEARADWAVHVGLAIDGRPAVGAVALPGLDGGTLLRSDRPVALPPAPEKPRMVVSRTRPAKEAVAVAERLGAELVPMGSAGAKAMALILGQADIYLHSGGQYEWDSMAPVAVAQAHGLHCSRIDGSPLVYNRSDVYLPDLLICRQEQADQLLTLIADVARTGG from the coding sequence ATGACCGACGCCGAACTGGCGGCCCATCTGGCCGAAGTCGCGGGACGCATACTGATCGACGTGCGGACCAGCGGGTTGTTCAGCCCGAAGGCGCTGGGCAAGGCGGGCGACCAGACCGCCAACCAGTTCCTCTGCCACGCCCTGCGCGAGGTGCGGCCCGAAGACGGCCTGCTGTCGGAGGAGGAGAAGGACAATGCCGACCGCCTGGCCAAAAGCCGGGTGTGGATAGTCGACCCGGTCGACGGCACCCGCGAATATGGCGAGGCGCGCGCCGACTGGGCGGTGCATGTCGGGCTGGCCATTGACGGGCGTCCGGCCGTGGGCGCGGTCGCGCTGCCCGGCCTGGACGGCGGCACGCTGCTGCGTTCCGACCGGCCCGTCGCCTTGCCGCCCGCGCCGGAAAAGCCGCGCATGGTCGTGTCGCGCACGCGCCCGGCCAAGGAAGCGGTCGCCGTGGCGGAAAGACTGGGCGCCGAACTGGTGCCCATGGGATCGGCGGGGGCCAAGGCGATGGCGTTGATCCTGGGCCAGGCCGACATCTACCTCCACAGCGGGGGCCAATATGAATGGGACAGCATGGCGCCGGTCGCCGTCGCGCAGGCCCACGGCCTCCACTGCTCGCGCATCGACGGCTCACCGCTCGTCTACAACCGGAGCGACGTCTACCTTCCCGACCTGCTGATCTGCCGGCAGGAACAGGCAGACCAATTGCTGACCCTGATCGCGGACGTAGCCCGAACAGGCGGTTGA
- a CDS encoding class I SAM-dependent methyltransferase, which yields MFGEGAIVAASFEDKTFENRAARGVLARERGSGLLALAAREFFRHPLAVGSAFPASHFLVEAMLAPVDWSRMRRVIEYGPGTGIFTRALLDRLPGHARLLAIDTSAAFIDHLRGANRDRRLIAVTGSADAVLDIMAGQGWDKADCILSGLPFSTLAPERAERLMEASARALAPDGLFMAYQMRKAVQPLLERRFAKVGTGFEWRNVPPCHLYWASRTR from the coding sequence ATGTTCGGAGAGGGAGCAATCGTGGCGGCATCTTTCGAAGACAAGACGTTCGAAAACAGGGCGGCGCGAGGCGTGCTGGCGCGGGAGCGCGGGTCGGGATTGCTGGCGCTGGCGGCGCGGGAGTTTTTCAGGCATCCGCTGGCCGTCGGGTCCGCCTTTCCGGCGTCGCATTTCCTGGTCGAAGCCATGCTCGCGCCCGTGGACTGGAGCCGGATGCGGCGCGTCATCGAATATGGGCCGGGCACGGGCATCTTCACCCGCGCCTTGCTGGACCGGCTGCCGGGTCATGCGCGGCTGCTGGCCATCGACACCAGCGCGGCCTTCATCGATCATCTGCGCGGGGCGAACCGGGACAGGCGGCTGATCGCCGTGACCGGCTCGGCGGACGCGGTGCTGGACATCATGGCCGGGCAGGGGTGGGACAAGGCGGACTGCATCCTGTCCGGCCTGCCCTTTTCGACATTGGCGCCGGAGCGGGCGGAACGGTTGATGGAGGCGAGCGCCCGCGCCCTGGCCCCTGACGGGCTGTTCATGGCCTATCAGATGCGCAAGGCGGTCCAGCCGCTGCTGGAACGGCGCTTCGCGAAGGTCGGGACGGGGTTCGAATGGCGCAACGTGCCGCCCTGCCATCTTTATTGGGCTTCGCGGACGCGGTGA
- a CDS encoding LysR family transcriptional regulator has translation MLNSDELRLFLAVMREGNMLAAARRVGVDHSTVARRLTNMEATLGARLFDRSPRGVTPTPAAFALVPHAERIESELLAALSSVAGRDREVEGTVRIATPEAFASHLIAPRAADLRERHPRLTLEIASESKAASLSRREAEIAVMLKPPPKGRFVTRKLTDYRLGLYASKAYLERQGEPATRADLSRHVFVSYIEELAGFAEMIALDQLLPGAAIVFRASSSAAQHAAVAAGMGLGVLHVFAAAEDERLVQLFPESMEVWRSYWLVMHADLQRLPRVRAAADFLEEVTRGVRERL, from the coding sequence ATGCTGAATTCTGACGAACTGCGCCTGTTCCTGGCCGTGATGCGGGAGGGGAACATGCTGGCCGCCGCCCGCCGGGTCGGCGTGGATCATAGCACGGTCGCCCGCCGCCTGACCAATATGGAAGCGACGCTGGGCGCGCGGCTGTTCGACCGCAGCCCGCGCGGGGTGACGCCCACGCCCGCCGCCTTCGCGCTGGTCCCCCATGCCGAGCGGATCGAGAGCGAATTGCTGGCCGCGCTGAGCAGCGTCGCCGGGCGCGACCGGGAGGTGGAGGGGACGGTGCGCATCGCCACGCCGGAGGCCTTCGCCAGCCATCTGATCGCGCCCCGCGCCGCGGATTTGCGCGAACGGCATCCGCGGCTGACGCTGGAAATCGCGTCCGAAAGCAAGGCGGCCAGCCTGTCCCGGCGGGAGGCGGAGATCGCCGTGATGCTGAAACCGCCGCCCAAGGGCCGGTTCGTGACGCGCAAGCTGACCGATTATCGCCTGGGTCTCTATGCGTCGAAAGCCTATCTGGAGCGGCAGGGCGAACCGGCGACCCGCGCCGACCTCAGCCGTCATGTCTTCGTTTCCTATATCGAGGAACTGGCCGGATTTGCCGAGATGATCGCGCTGGACCAGTTGCTGCCGGGCGCGGCCATCGTCTTCCGCGCCAGTTCCAGCGCGGCGCAGCATGCGGCGGTGGCGGCGGGCATGGGGCTGGGGGTGCTGCACGTCTTCGCGGCGGCGGAGGATGAGCGGCTGGTCCAGCTATTCCCCGAGTCGATGGAGGTGTGGCGCAGCTATTGGCTGGTCATGCATGCGGATCTGCAGAGGCTGCCGAGGGTTCGGGCGGCGGCGGATTTTCTGGAAGAGGTGACGCGGGGGGTGCGGGAGCGGTTATAG
- a CDS encoding CoA-acylating methylmalonate-semialdehyde dehydrogenase: MRSITHFIHGQSAPLAGARLSDVLNPATGAVQAQVELATAAHLQKAIDSALSAQPDWAATNPQRRARVMFRFKELIEQNMDELAVLLSSEHGKVVADARGDIQRGLEVVEFACGIPHLLKGEYTQGAGPGIDVYSMRQPLGIAAGITPFNFPAMIPLWMSAMAIACGNAFILKPSERDPSVPVRLAELAIEAGMPAGILNVVHGDKEMVDAILDHPDIKAVSFVGSSDIANYVYARGAQNGKRVQAMGGAKNHGIILPDADMDQAVADIVGAAYGSAGERCMALPVVVPVGEATAEAFRAKLINAIETLRPGIPTDPDAQYGPLVTGVHKARVESYIQMAADEGAEIVVDGRGFSLQGYEEGFYLAPTLIDRVTPDMKSYQDEIFGPVLQILRAQTFEEALSYPSKHQYGNGVAIFTRNGDYARKFAADVEVGMVGINVPIPVPVAYHSFGGWKRSGFGDLDQYGIDGMRFYTRTKKITQRWPDGGAVIDQSFVIPTMK; the protein is encoded by the coding sequence ATGCGTTCAATTACCCACTTCATTCATGGACAATCCGCCCCGCTGGCCGGCGCCCGCCTTTCCGACGTGCTGAATCCCGCCACCGGCGCGGTCCAGGCGCAGGTCGAACTGGCCACCGCCGCCCATCTCCAGAAGGCGATCGATTCCGCGCTTTCCGCCCAGCCCGATTGGGCCGCGACCAACCCCCAGCGCCGCGCCCGCGTGATGTTCCGCTTCAAGGAACTGATCGAACAGAATATGGACGAACTCGCCGTCCTGCTCTCCTCCGAACATGGCAAGGTGGTGGCCGACGCCCGGGGCGACATCCAGCGCGGTCTGGAAGTCGTCGAATTCGCCTGCGGTATCCCCCATCTGCTGAAGGGCGAATATACCCAGGGCGCCGGTCCGGGCATCGACGTCTATTCGATGCGCCAGCCGCTGGGCATCGCGGCGGGCATCACCCCGTTCAACTTCCCGGCGATGATCCCGCTCTGGATGAGCGCCATGGCGATCGCCTGCGGCAACGCCTTCATCCTGAAGCCCTCTGAACGCGACCCCTCCGTGCCAGTGCGTCTGGCCGAACTCGCCATCGAAGCGGGCATGCCGGCGGGCATCCTGAACGTCGTCCATGGCGACAAGGAAATGGTCGACGCCATTCTCGACCATCCGGACATCAAGGCGGTCAGCTTCGTCGGATCGTCCGACATCGCCAATTATGTCTATGCCCGCGGTGCCCAGAACGGCAAGCGCGTGCAGGCGATGGGCGGCGCGAAGAATCACGGCATCATCCTGCCCGACGCCGACATGGACCAGGCAGTGGCCGACATCGTCGGCGCGGCCTATGGCTCGGCGGGCGAACGCTGCATGGCGCTGCCCGTGGTGGTGCCGGTGGGCGAGGCGACGGCGGAGGCCTTCCGCGCCAAGCTGATAAACGCCATCGAGACGCTGCGCCCCGGCATCCCGACCGATCCCGACGCGCAATATGGTCCGCTGGTCACCGGCGTGCACAAGGCGCGGGTGGAAAGCTATATCCAGATGGCCGCCGACGAAGGCGCGGAAATCGTGGTCGACGGGCGCGGCTTCTCGCTCCAGGGCTATGAGGAGGGCTTCTACCTCGCCCCGACGCTGATCGACCGGGTCACGCCGGACATGAAGAGCTATCAGGACGAGATTTTCGGGCCGGTGCTCCAGATCCTGCGCGCCCAGACCTTCGAGGAGGCGCTGAGCTATCCGTCGAAGCATCAGTACGGGAACGGCGTCGCCATCTTCACCCGCAACGGCGACTATGCCCGCAAGTTCGCCGCCGATGTCGAAGTCGGGATGGTCGGCATCAACGTGCCGATCCCGGTGCCGGTCGCCTATCACAGCTTCGGCGGCTGGAAGCGTTCGGGCTTCGGCGATCTCGATCAATATGGCATTGACGGCATGCGCTTCTACACCCGCACCAAGAAGATCACGCAGCGCTGGCCCGACGGCGGCGCGGTGATCGACCAGAGCTTCGTCATCCCGACGATGAAATAA
- a CDS encoding PepSY-associated TM helix domain-containing protein, protein MRLIDTLHRWTGGLIGLLLALLGLSGALLVHKNAWTLAPHAGDPRVEDVRQLADVTQRIMADPAARPQSISYASDDFGLLKLLFRDGGGAYADQRGALVAQWNSQWERPELWLFDLHHHLFAADAGEWVIGVAALCGLFFVVTGLILWWRTRRTFEWRLWPARMSRPAIVRHHRDLGVIVAPLLLLSLVTGAVLVFRPMAALLFGPGAPAQIDKALAPPPPREAKVAAQLDWAGMVMTAKARFPDAELRSLTLPRKKSGLITIRMRRPQEWLPNGRTTLWFAADSGALVGARDAAALPTAVKGYNLLYPLHAAKVGGLAFKLVMTLSGLAMTLLGTLAVWTFWFRRPTRRPAGRLRGRPAVS, encoded by the coding sequence GTGAGGCTGATCGACACCCTGCATCGCTGGACCGGCGGACTGATCGGGCTGCTGCTGGCCTTGCTGGGTCTCAGCGGTGCGCTGCTCGTGCATAAGAATGCCTGGACGCTGGCGCCCCATGCCGGCGATCCCAGGGTGGAGGATGTCCGCCAACTGGCCGATGTGACGCAGCGCATCATGGCCGATCCGGCGGCGCGGCCTCAGTCGATCAGCTATGCATCGGATGATTTCGGGCTGTTGAAGCTGCTGTTCCGGGACGGTGGCGGGGCCTATGCCGATCAGCGCGGCGCCTTGGTGGCCCAATGGAACAGCCAATGGGAACGGCCCGAATTGTGGCTGTTCGACCTGCATCATCATCTCTTCGCCGCCGACGCGGGCGAATGGGTGATAGGGGTCGCCGCGCTTTGCGGACTGTTCTTCGTCGTGACCGGCCTGATCCTGTGGTGGCGCACCCGCCGGACCTTCGAATGGCGGCTATGGCCCGCGCGGATGAGCCGACCGGCGATCGTGCGGCATCATCGCGATCTGGGCGTGATCGTCGCGCCGCTGTTGCTGCTGTCACTGGTGACGGGGGCCGTGCTGGTGTTCCGCCCGATGGCGGCACTGCTGTTCGGACCGGGGGCGCCTGCCCAGATCGACAAGGCGCTGGCCCCGCCGCCGCCGCGTGAAGCCAAGGTCGCCGCGCAACTGGATTGGGCGGGGATGGTCATGACGGCGAAGGCGCGCTTTCCCGATGCGGAACTGCGCAGCCTGACCCTGCCGCGCAAGAAGAGCGGGCTGATCACCATCCGCATGCGGCGGCCGCAGGAATGGCTGCCCAATGGCCGCACCACCCTCTGGTTCGCGGCGGACAGCGGGGCGCTGGTCGGCGCGCGCGATGCGGCCGCGCTGCCGACGGCGGTGAAGGGATATAATCTGCTCTACCCGCTGCACGCCGCGAAGGTCGGGGGGCTGGCGTTCAAGCTGGTCATGACCCTGTCGGGCCTGGCGATGACGCTGCTTGGCACACTGGCGGTGTGGACTTTCTGGTTCAGGCGTCCCACTCGCAGGCCCGCCGGTCGCCTCAGGGGGCGACCGGCGGTTTCCTGA
- a CDS encoding TonB-dependent receptor, with protein sequence MHIRSSVLLATTALVLLGQPALAESAPAAEDAGPIVVTAARTILPANALPLTIDVIDQETLTQQVAIGGSIVDAVSALTPSFSPTRQKLSGAGETLRGRSPLYAINGIPQTAPLRDGARDGFSIDPFFIDRVELIYGSNALQGIGGTGGIVNQVTVAPPKADGVTGRVLVQGNADTGFRGDGIGGKVAGLIGWRSGRWDATVGAAYEKRGAFYDGHGNRVGTDLTQGETQDSRSWSLFGRFGYALSDSARLDLTLSRFQLKGEGDYVTLDGNPAIGLPTTAVRGTPPGVPATNRTESAALTLTDSNLWGGNLIAQLFFNRSRDTYGGEVAPIATFQDTAIAPANTLFDQSQNRSRKYGGKISYERAVPGFEALTAVLGFDALYDLTEQRLIATGRTWVPPTDYRSLAPFAQLNLALFDKKLRLAGGIRYEDVRIHIDDYHTLASYRGGFDVAGGTPTFHDTLFNGGAILEPWDGIRAYVSYAEGYTVPDVGRIARAVDRAGVDIDNYVNISPIVSNNREIGVEVKRGPVDASAAYFWSTSKNGSLLVQPSLGAPFEIQRQRVEIQGLELNLSVKTPLPGLTLSTGYAHLLGRTDGNNSDGIDKVDRDLDGANISPDRLNVAASYVAGPLSARIQTQFFLSRQFEVRPRISQANAIFNRDFSFGGYNVTDLSLRYQTRFGALTLAAQNIFDKFYIDYYTQTVRPTDKVHYFSGRGRNFTLSWDYRF encoded by the coding sequence ATGCATATCCGCTCGTCTGTCCTGCTCGCCACCACCGCGCTCGTGCTTCTGGGCCAGCCTGCCCTGGCCGAATCGGCGCCCGCCGCCGAGGATGCCGGCCCGATTGTCGTGACCGCGGCGCGCACGATCCTGCCCGCCAACGCCCTGCCGCTGACCATCGACGTCATCGATCAGGAAACGCTGACCCAGCAGGTGGCGATTGGCGGCTCCATCGTGGATGCGGTGTCGGCGCTGACCCCGTCCTTCTCCCCCACGCGGCAGAAGCTGTCGGGCGCGGGCGAGACTCTGCGCGGCCGTTCGCCGCTCTATGCGATCAACGGCATCCCGCAGACCGCGCCCTTGCGCGACGGTGCGCGCGACGGCTTCAGCATCGATCCCTTCTTCATCGACCGGGTGGAATTGATCTACGGCTCCAACGCCTTGCAGGGGATTGGCGGCACGGGCGGCATCGTCAACCAGGTGACGGTCGCGCCGCCCAAGGCCGATGGCGTGACGGGCCGGGTGCTGGTGCAGGGCAATGCCGACACCGGCTTTCGCGGCGACGGCATCGGCGGCAAGGTGGCGGGGCTGATCGGCTGGCGTTCCGGGCGGTGGGACGCGACGGTGGGCGCGGCCTATGAGAAGCGCGGCGCCTTTTACGATGGCCACGGGAATCGCGTCGGCACGGACCTGACCCAGGGCGAAACGCAGGACAGCCGAAGCTGGTCGCTGTTCGGCCGCTTCGGCTATGCGCTCAGCGACAGCGCGCGGCTGGACCTGACCCTCAGCCGCTTCCAGTTGAAGGGGGAGGGCGATTATGTCACGCTGGACGGCAATCCCGCTATCGGCCTGCCGACGACAGCCGTGCGCGGCACGCCGCCGGGCGTTCCCGCCACCAACCGCACCGAAAGCGCGGCGCTGACGCTGACGGACAGCAATTTGTGGGGCGGCAATCTCATCGCTCAGCTCTTCTTCAACCGCTCGCGGGACACTTATGGCGGAGAGGTTGCGCCCATCGCCACGTTCCAGGATACAGCCATCGCGCCAGCCAACACGCTGTTCGACCAGTCGCAGAACCGCAGCCGCAAATATGGCGGCAAGATCAGCTACGAACGCGCGGTGCCGGGTTTCGAGGCGCTGACAGCCGTTCTGGGTTTCGATGCGCTTTACGATCTGACGGAACAGCGCCTGATCGCCACCGGCCGGACCTGGGTACCGCCGACCGATTATCGGAGCCTGGCGCCGTTCGCCCAACTCAACCTGGCGCTGTTCGACAAGAAGTTGCGCCTGGCGGGCGGAATCCGATATGAGGATGTGCGCATCCATATCGACGACTACCATACGCTGGCCTCCTATCGCGGCGGCTTCGACGTGGCGGGGGGCACGCCGACCTTTCATGACACGTTGTTCAACGGCGGCGCCATATTGGAGCCGTGGGACGGCATCCGCGCCTATGTCAGCTATGCCGAGGGCTACACCGTCCCAGATGTCGGACGCATCGCGCGCGCCGTTGACCGGGCTGGGGTCGATATCGACAATTATGTGAACATCAGTCCTATCGTGTCGAACAATCGCGAGATCGGCGTTGAAGTGAAGCGTGGCCCCGTAGACGCCAGCGCGGCCTATTTCTGGTCGACCAGCAAGAACGGGTCGCTGCTGGTGCAGCCGTCGCTCGGCGCGCCGTTCGAGATTCAACGCCAGCGCGTGGAGATACAGGGCCTGGAACTGAACCTGTCGGTCAAGACGCCGCTGCCGGGGTTGACCCTGTCCACCGGCTATGCGCACCTGCTCGGCCGGACGGACGGCAACAATAGCGACGGCATCGATAAGGTCGATCGCGACCTGGACGGCGCTAACATTTCGCCCGACCGCCTGAATGTCGCGGCCAGCTATGTTGCAGGCCCGCTGTCGGCGCGTATCCAGACGCAATTCTTCCTCTCGCGCCAGTTCGAGGTCCGTCCGCGCATCAGCCAGGCCAATGCCATTTTCAACCGCGACTTCAGCTTCGGCGGCTATAATGTGACCGACCTGTCGCTGCGCTATCAGACCCGCTTCGGAGCGCTGACGCTGGCGGCTCAGAATATTTTCGACAAATTCTACATCGATTATTACACGCAGACCGTCAGGCCTACAGACAAGGTTCATTATTTCTCAGGGCGCGGACGCAATTTCACCCTGTCCTGGGATTATCGCTTCTAG
- a CDS encoding polyketide cyclase yields MTILLENEMLPARTFSITIRRDWQSLYEAIWQPEFFPKWASGLAESDLRREGEHWLADGPEGPIRIRFTPHNPYGVMDHHVDLGESGEVHVPLRIVANGDGAEVMLTLFRQPGMDDERFAADIRWINRDLKALKNLIER; encoded by the coding sequence ATGACGATCCTATTGGAGAATGAAATGCTGCCCGCCCGTACCTTCAGCATCACCATCCGCCGTGACTGGCAGTCTCTCTACGAAGCCATCTGGCAGCCGGAATTCTTCCCCAAATGGGCCTCGGGTCTTGCGGAGTCGGATTTGCGCAGGGAAGGGGAGCATTGGCTGGCCGATGGCCCTGAAGGCCCGATCCGCATCCGTTTCACGCCGCACAATCCCTATGGCGTGATGGATCATCATGTCGATCTGGGAGAAAGCGGGGAGGTTCATGTGCCGCTCCGCATCGTCGCGAACGGCGACGGGGCGGAGGTCATGCTGACGCTTTTCCGCCAGCCGGGCATGGACGATGAACGTTTCGCCGCCGATATCCGGTGGATCAACCGCGACCTCAAGGCATTGAAGAATTTGATCGAGCGATAA